One stretch of Zingiber officinale cultivar Zhangliang chromosome 6B, Zo_v1.1, whole genome shotgun sequence DNA includes these proteins:
- the LOC121991087 gene encoding uncharacterized protein LOC121991087 produces MVWSLDSSKRRADSTPHSAPPPPAMKLEVEEPLEEKHVRLHKRARDVSTSYEQALYNNAKTGKTLCFTSSKGSEVGEQSDFSASSSSLSKIKASNFPSSLLRIGTWECVSSYEGDFVAKCYLAKHKLVWEVLEGGLKSKIEFYWSDITAIKVVFFEGSHGTLDIVLARSPLFF; encoded by the exons ATGGTTTGGTCTTTGGATTCCAGCAAGCGCCGAGCTGATTCCACCCCGCACTCGGCTCCCCCTCCTCCGGCAATGAAGTTGGAAGTGGAGGAACCCTTGGAAGAGAAGCACGTACGTCTCCACAAGAGGGCCAGAGACGTGAGCACTTCGTATGAGCAGGCTCTGTACAACAAT GCAAAGACAGGtaaaactttatgcttcactaGCTCGAAGGGCTCGGAAGTTGGTGAACAATCAGACTTCTCAGCTTCTTCGAGCTCATTGAGCAAAATCAAAGCTTCAAATTTTCCTTCCTCATTATTGAGGATTGGGACATGGGAGTGTGTGTCTAGTTATGAAGGTGATTTTGTAGCAAAATGTTATCTCGCCAAACATAAACTTGTATGGGAAGTTCTCGAAGGTGGCTTGAAGAGCAAGATTGAGTTTTACTGGTCCGACATTACTGCAATTAAGGTAGTATTTTTTGAAGGTAGCCATGGGACTTTGGATATTGTGTTAGCAAGATCACCTCTTTTCTTCTGA
- the LOC121991086 gene encoding uncharacterized protein LOC121991086, whose product MVWSLDSSKRRADSTPHLAPPPPAMKLEVEEPLDEKHVRLHKRARDVSTSYEQALYNNAKTGKTLCFTSSKGSEVGEQSDFSAFSSSLSKIKASNFLASLLRIGTWECVSRYEGDLVAKCYLAKHKLLWEVLEGGLKSKIDFYWSDITAIKAVFFEGSHGTLDIVLARPPLFF is encoded by the exons ATGGTTTGGTCTTTGGATTCCAGCAAGCGCCGAGCTGATTCCACCCCGCACTTGGCTCCCCCTCCTCCGGCAATGAAGTTGGAAGTGGAGGAACCCTTGGACGAGAAGCACGTACGTCTCCACAAGAGGGCCAGGGACGTGAGCACTTCGTATGAGCAGGCTCTGTACAACAAT GCAAAGACAGGtaaaactttatgcttcactaGCTCGAAGGGCTCAGAAGTTGGTGAACAATCAGACTTCTCAGCTTTTTCGAGCTCATTGAGCAAAATCAAAGCTTCGAATTTTCTTGCCTCATTATTGAGGATTGGGACATGGGAGTGTGTGTCTAGATATGAAGGTGATTTAGTGGCAAAATGTTACCTCGCCAAACATAAACTTTTATGGGAAGTTCTCGAAGGTGGCTTGAAGAGCAAGATTGATTTTTACTGGTCCGACATTACTGCAATTAAGGCAGTATTTTTTGAAGGTAGCCATGGGACTTTGGATATTGTGTTAGCAAGACCACCTCTTTTCTTCTGA